The following proteins are co-located in the Ictalurus punctatus breed USDA103 chromosome 14, Coco_2.0, whole genome shotgun sequence genome:
- the LOC108274850 gene encoding putative C-type lectin domain family 20 member A yields the protein MKMKAVLSVLVLAALTGAATALFWRKYIHVNEQLNWSDAQKYCRENYTDLAIFETQEEQDRFQNHITTPKSCWIGLSRNSNTYKFTQWSDGSLSSFQQWSTGEPSWDNEKNCVYIQYSWWTSHFCKDRLTFICYTWKPELIVVQEMKTWEEALNYCRMHYTDLVSLDTKRDQQAVNSMSNETLTPSFWTGLRFLDGSWFWVNQVLMDEQSLGSLSVMPSCPAPRFHCGARNARDNVLENRDCEEKMNFICYNRIN from the exons atgaagatgaaggctGTTCTCTCTGTCCTCGTCCTGGCAGCTCTGACAGGAGCAGCTACCGCTCTGTTCTGGAGGAAATACATTCATGTGAATGAACAACTGAACTGGAGTGATGCTCAGAAATACTGCAGGGAGAATTATACAGATCTAGCAATCTTTGAAACCCAAGAGGAACAAGACAGATTCCAAAATCATATAACAACTCCTAAATCGTGCTGGATTGGCCTTAGCAGGAATTCAAATACTTACAAATTTACTCAGTGGTCTGATGGAAGCTTATCAAGTTTCCAACAGTGGAGCACTGGTGAACCTTCATGGGATAACGAGAAAAACTGTGTATACATACAATATTCTTGGTGGACTAGTCATTTCTGTAAAGATAGACTGACCTTCATCTGCTACACCTGGAAGCCAGAGCTGATCGTGGTGCAGGAGATGAAGACCTGGGAAGAAGCTCTAAACTACTGCAGAATGCACTACACCGATCTGGTGAGCCTCGACACAAAGAGAGATCAACAAGCGGTCAACAGCATGAGTAATGAAACTCTCACACCCAGTTTCTGGACCGGTCTGCGCTTCCTGGATGGATCATGGTTCTGGGTGAACCAGGTCTTGATGGATGAACAAAGCCTGGGGAGCCTGAGCGTTATGCCCTCATGCCCTGCACCACGGTTCCATTGTGGAGCCCGAAATGCCAGAGATAATGTTCTGGAGAACCGAGACTGTGAGGAGAAAATGAACTTCATCTGCTACAACC GAATTAATTGA
- the LOC108274848 gene encoding macrophage mannose receptor 1-like, with translation MKMKAVLSVLVLAALTGAATALLWRKYIHVNKPLNWNAAQKYCRENYVDLLTIETQEEQDRYQNYILSECSGGCWTGLSGDGQRKTFTQWSDGSLLTFTNWARYYPYSMYGGDCVYIANKWSNYYCSTYLTFICYTWEPELIVVQEMKTWEEALKYCRMHYTDLVSLDTERDQQEVNSMSNETLTPSFWTGLRFLDGSWFWVNQVLMDEQSLGSLSVMPSCPAPRFRCGARNARDNVLENRDCEEKMNFICYNQTMN, from the exons ATGAAGATGAAGGCTGTTCTCTCTGTCCTCGTCCTGGCAGCTCTGACAGGAGCAGCTACCGCTCTGCTCTGGAGGAAATACATTCATGTGAACAAACCACTGAACTGGAATGCTGCTCAGAAATACTGCAGGGAGAATTATGTAGATCTATTGACCATTGAAACACAAGAGGAACAAGACAGATACCAAAATTATATACTGTCTGAATGTTCTGGGGGGTGTTGGACCGGCCTCAGTGGGGATGGACAAAGGAAGACCTTTACTCAGTGGTCTGATGGAAGCTTACTGACTTTCACCAATTGGGCACGTTATTacccatacagtatgtatggtggtgactgtgtatatatagccaatAAATGGAGTAATTATTACTGTTCGACTTATCTGACCTTCATCTGctacacctgggagccagagcTGATCGTGGTGCAGGAGATGAAGACCTGGGAAGAAGCTCTAAAGTACTGCAGAATGCACTACACCGATCTGGTGAGCctcgacacagagagagatcaACAAGAGGTCAACAGCATGAGTAATGAAACTCTCACACCCAGTTTCTGGACCGGTCTGCGCTTCCTGGATGGATCATGGTTCTGGGTGAACCAGGTCTTGATGGATGAACAAAGCCTGGGGAGCCTGAGCGTTATGCCCTCATGCCCTGCACCACGGTTCCGTTGTGGAGCCCGAAATGCCAGAGATAATGTTCTGGAGAACCGAGACTGTGAGGAGAAAATGAACTTCATCTGCTACAACCAAACTAT GAATTAA
- the LOC108274824 gene encoding interferon-inducible GTPase 5 codes for MASEDPEKNAALQASGESTLKKATKKARKQIDQLFNISLHIAVTGESGTGKSSFINAIRELDNDEEGAAKTGVTETTTEPTPYEHPTMPNVMLWDLPGIGTPKFKARKYLKEMQFNRYDFFIIVSSERFKENDIMLAQEIRKRKKLFYFVRSKIDNDIRAEETKKSFNKEETLSRIRSNCLENLKQIENPNVFLISSEDIKAFDFEKLIETLMSDLPQHKQSALLQSVPITSVAMLKKKVKMFEKAAWAAALCSGVIAAAPVPGLSVACDASILVAFFTRCYYSFGLDDKSLKKLSERINKPQLESFIKSPLVLALTTKSTARLSLSALAGGAALEYLCSLVPGVGSATAAGISFVCTLMLLKNGVKELENAALMVLKEAGLQ; via the coding sequence ATGGCCAGTGAAGATCCTGAAAAAAACGCAGCACTACAGGCCTCAGGAGAGTccactttaaaaaaagcaaCCAAAAAAGCACGAAAGCAAATCGACCAGTTATTTAATATCTCACTTCACATCGCTGTAACTGGAGAATCAGGCACAGGAAAGTCATCTTTTATCAACGCAATCAGAGAGCTGGACAATGATGAAGAAGGTGCAGCTAAAACTGGAGTTACTGAAACCACAACAGAACCAACACCTTACGAACATCCCACAATGCCCAACGTGATGCTTTGGGACCTACCTGGAATTGGAACTCCAAAGTTTAAGGCTCGGAAATACCTTAAAGAAATGCAGTTCAACAGGTACGACTTCTTCATCATTGTCTCATCCGAGAGATTCAAAGAGAATGACATCATGTTGGCCCAAGAgatcagaaaaagaaaaaagctattttattttgtgaGATCTAAGATAGACAATGATATTCGAgcagaagaaacaaaaaagagcTTTAACAAGGAAGAAACACTCTCACGAATCAGAAGCAACTGCCTGGAAAACTTGAAGCAAATTGAAAATCCAAATGTTTTCCTTATTTCCTCAGAGGATATTAAAGCGTTTGATTTTGAAAAGCTCATTGAAACTCTGATGTCAGATCTCCCACAGCATAAACAGTCTGCTCTGCTGCAGTCAGTGCCCATCACCTCCGTGGCTATGCTAAAGAAAAAGGTGAAAATGTTTGAGAAAGCAGCATGGGCTGCAGCCCTTTGCTCAGGAGTCATTGCAGCAGCTCCAGTACCTGGTCTCTCAGTGGCATGTGATGCGAGCATTTTAGTGGCTTTCTTTACAAGGTGCTACTACTCCTTTGGCCTTGATgataaatcacttaaaaaaCTCTCAGAACGAATTAATAAGCCCCAGTTGGAATCTTTCATAAAATCACCTCTTGTATTGGCTTTGACGACGAAATCCACCGCGAGACTGTCGCTGTCTGCTTTAGCCGGAGGAGCAGCGCTGGAGTATCTATGCAGCTTGGTGCCTGGTGTAGGAAGTGCTACAGCAGCGGGGATATCTTTTGTTTGTACATTAATGCTTTTGAAGAATGGCGTGAAAGAGCTTGAAAATGCAGCACTGATGGTGCTGAAAGAGGCGGGGTTACAGTGA